TTCTTTTGTCTGGCCTCAGCCAGGCGTTTCACTTTATCTTTATCAGTCATCACAATATATCTCTTGTCAGGTAGTTGCCCTTGGCGATGTACTGATATCCGTATCTCTCGTAGAAGGCTCTTACCGTTTCATTAACCGGATTCATGATCCTAATATGATTGGCATTGATCATCCGCGCATAGATTTCATACGCTAGGATAATTGTATCGAATACATTGGAGCGTTCGCCTAGGTCGCGCGGCATGGCTTCCACCACGTCTAGGCGCATCCCTGTGGCGTGGTAGGTGGGGCGGCCTATGGAGATAGCGATTAAGATGCTGTTTTCCCATAGTGCTATCTCGAAGCGCTTGGGATAGCTTTTCTTGTAGTAGCTGTAGTTTTGCGGCCAGTCCCAGTTGTACTGTCGAAGCCTTGAGGATTCCCAGTTTTGGGTGGCCTCTAGGGCCTGAGGGGTTATCTGAGTTAGTTTCAAATTACTCGTTAGTGAATTCTGTGTAACTTCCAAAGCGAGTGCGCGCAGCTTTTCGTAGCGCTGCTCTGCCTCGATCCTTGAGGGTAGTGACATTGTGTTACCTCACTCCTTGAAGCTGTTAATCCTTTTTTCCACCATATTACAAGATTGCCGTTCGACTCAGCGGACATTTACACGGGGTAGTGAATCATCCTGTGATTTCATGTATTCGGCAAGTCCGTGTTGGCAGGAAAAGTACAACTCCTCCCCATAGGCGTCAGCCTTCAAAAGGCTGAACAAACACACCAGTTTCCCCTTCAAAACGAACACGACTAGTAACTAGAAAAGCTTCTCTTAGTTTATCCACTGTCGTAGTGAGGGCAGCTCCCCCCTTCTCAAAAGCACTAATGGTTGCAGGGCGAACTCCTGCCCTTTCCGATAGCTCTTTACCCGACCAATCAAGCCCAGCTCGTGCCATGCGGCACTGCATTCCGTTCATACCTTAACCGTAATTTATTTACGCTTTAGCGTAATATTTAGTTGATTGAAGTGTTTCACCGTAATAATATTACGGCAGACAGTTACATAAATATATCTCAGGAAGCCATCTCGATGTACAAAGTGGCGTATAAATACTTGATGGACTGCAAGGAACTCGCACATGCATAACGGACCCCAGCTCACGACTCAGCTCCACACACATACCTACTTAAGCCAACTAAAGGAACTCGCCCATTTAAATCGGGCGCGAGAGCTGATCATGGAGTGGCCACATTCAAAGCCCCGAGAAGCAGCCCTTAAAGCTATCACCGAAGAGGAAAAGGCTATCCTCCCAGGGTTACTCTTTCCATTTAAACGCTC
The DNA window shown above is from Microbulbifer variabilis and carries:
- a CDS encoding helix-turn-helix domain-containing protein, translating into MNGMQCRMARAGLDWSGKELSERAGVRPATISAFEKGGAALTTTVDKLREAFLVTSRVRFEGETGVFVQPFEG